The Chelatococcus sp. HY11 genome includes a window with the following:
- a CDS encoding undecaprenyl-phosphate glucose phosphotransferase — MSKTDTISTQADFPSEGTTLSRNVFSAAAFAGDIAVIVGASWLTGVVYHWIAYGDAGPLALFLNAGLATAVLFVAFGALSGAYGHTRYLSFRSHFTSVMRLWTLAFLSVVLLLFVLKTSENYSRGAFLLLYAVCPLALLAGRYVMVTLVSAANNRGLIAGQRLYVVGGQSDIAAFLKRYRPAEFGVKVVGTAIIGPRQGGDAAKDMVASLRYAVESARRLNSDSVFIALPWSDLVTIDETVKAFSKIPAEIHLSPERILERFEDVSLVQRGPLSSLQLARPPLAPYEVILKRCFDIVVASLALIMLSPLMLLVAVLVRMDSKGPALFVQRRFGFNQKEFRIYKFRTMTTQDDGDVVQQATRNDPRVTRIGRLLRRWNLDELPQLINVLKGHMSIVGPRPHALAHDREYETKIGSYARRHNMKPGITGWAQVNGYRGQTDTDSKMEKRVEFDLYYIDNWTLWLDIKIMAMTVFHPHSYRNAF, encoded by the coding sequence ATGTCCAAGACAGACACCATTTCGACGCAGGCTGATTTTCCCAGCGAGGGCACCACGCTCTCGCGAAACGTGTTCTCGGCCGCCGCGTTCGCGGGTGACATCGCCGTCATCGTCGGCGCCTCCTGGTTGACGGGTGTCGTCTACCATTGGATCGCCTACGGCGATGCGGGGCCCCTTGCGCTCTTCCTCAACGCGGGCCTTGCGACCGCTGTCCTGTTCGTCGCTTTTGGCGCTCTCTCGGGCGCCTACGGTCACACGCGCTATCTTTCGTTCCGCTCGCATTTCACGAGCGTGATGCGCCTGTGGACGCTGGCGTTTCTGTCGGTCGTTCTGCTCCTTTTCGTCCTGAAGACCTCGGAAAACTATTCCCGGGGCGCCTTTCTCCTGCTCTACGCCGTTTGCCCGCTTGCGCTGCTCGCCGGCCGCTATGTCATGGTCACCCTGGTATCCGCAGCCAATAATCGCGGCCTGATCGCCGGCCAGCGCCTCTATGTGGTTGGGGGCCAAAGCGATATCGCCGCTTTCCTGAAGCGCTACCGGCCGGCTGAATTCGGCGTGAAGGTGGTCGGCACCGCCATCATCGGGCCGCGCCAGGGTGGAGATGCCGCGAAGGATATGGTGGCTAGCCTGCGCTATGCTGTTGAAAGCGCGCGGCGCCTGAACTCCGACTCGGTTTTCATCGCGCTGCCCTGGTCGGATCTGGTGACCATCGACGAGACCGTCAAGGCCTTCTCCAAGATACCGGCTGAGATCCATCTGAGCCCGGAACGGATCCTCGAGCGCTTCGAGGACGTGAGCCTGGTGCAGCGCGGCCCGCTGTCCAGCCTGCAACTGGCCCGTCCGCCGCTGGCGCCTTACGAAGTCATTCTCAAGCGTTGCTTCGACATCGTCGTCGCAAGTCTTGCTCTCATCATGCTGTCTCCGCTGATGCTGCTCGTGGCGGTGCTCGTGCGGATGGACTCCAAGGGGCCGGCGCTGTTCGTGCAGCGGCGCTTCGGCTTCAACCAGAAGGAGTTCCGCATCTACAAGTTCCGCACGATGACCACCCAGGATGACGGTGATGTCGTCCAGCAGGCGACCCGCAACGATCCGAGGGTGACACGCATCGGCCGCCTCCTGCGTCGCTGGAATCTCGACGAACTGCCGCAGCTGATCAACGTCCTCAAAGGCCATATGTCGATCGTCGGCCCGAGGCCACACGCGCTGGCTCACGATCGGGAATATGAGACGAAGATCGGCTCCTACGCCCGGCGTCATAATATGAAACCCGGAATCACGGGCTGGGCGCAGGTGAACGGCTATCGTGGCCAGACCGACACGGACTCGAAGATGGAAAAGCGGGTTGAGTTTGATCTCTACTACATCGACAACTGGACCCTGTGGCTCGACATCAAGATCATGGCCATGACGGTGTTCCACCCCCATTCCTACCGGAACGCCTTCTGA